One genomic region from Manis pentadactyla isolate mManPen7 chromosome 12, mManPen7.hap1, whole genome shotgun sequence encodes:
- the ZNRF4 gene encoding LOW QUALITY PROTEIN: E3 ubiquitin-protein ligase ZNRF4 (The sequence of the model RefSeq protein was modified relative to this genomic sequence to represent the inferred CDS: inserted 1 base in 1 codon; substituted 1 base at 1 genomic stop codon) gives MRYLDLEHPERFVGAWELEMREWPVIVAKASALISRMGFERLMRPLLEGPSSLQLPEEXGVAMGGRLPVLALGVSKALLILCTLLVPSQAVVRAMLDSNSSMVDFADLQALFGVPLAPKGVQGYLMEANPANACRPIQGPWPGNGSLGAIVLMRRYDCKFDVKVLHAQQAGFKAAIIHNVGSDDLVHMAHFSKDLQHQITIPSVFVSESTSRNLRVIVRCGKLAHVLLLPDYYLRPHLDFHPVLALFWVLGRTLLASTILILPIWLCAWWTCRPVVKTQAYQKAQVHTFTRCHDVCAICLEKYKEGDQLKILSCCHVYHCKCIEPWFSQATQHACPVCKQSVASTEDDTSDSPVESFADKDLLFPGSRPPIWAIQAQLRSRRLXLLARASPHRCCSATSESPPDPL, from the exons ATGAGGTACCTGGACCTGGAGCACCCTGAGAGATTTGTGG GAGCCTGGGAACTGGAGATGAGAGAATGGCCGGTGATTGTCGCCAAGGCCTCTGCTCTAATTTCCCGAATGGGTTTTGAGCGGCTAATGCGGCCCCTGCTGG agggaCCTAGTTCCTTGCAGCTGCCCGAGG TAGGGGTGGCCATGGGGGGGCGGCTGCCAGTCCTGGCCCTGGGGGTGTCTAAGGCCTTGCTGATCCTGTGCACGCTGCTGGTGCCCTCACAGGCGGTGGTGCGGGCCATGCTGGACAGCAACTCGAGCATGGTGGACTTCGCGGATTTGCAAGCCCTGTTCGGGGTGCCCCTGGCCCCCAAGGGTGTGCAGGGCTACCTGATGGAGGCCAATCCGGCCAACGCGTGCCGGCCCATCCAGGGCCCCTGGCCGGGCAATGGCTCCCTGGGCGCCATTGTGCTGATGCGCCGCTATGACTGCAAGTTTGACGTCAAGGTGCTGCATGCCCAGCAGGCTGGCTTCAAGGCGGCCATCATACACAACGTTGGCTCGGATGACCTGGTGCACATGGCGCACTTCTCCAAGGACCTACAGCACCAGATCACCATCCCCTCAGTGTTCGTGAGCGAGTCTACCTCACGTAATCTGCGGGTCATCGTGCGCTGTGGCAAGTTGGCCCACGTGCTCCTGCTGCCCGACTACTATCTGCGCCCTCACCTGGACTTCCACCCAGTGCTGGCACTTTTCTGGGTGCTGGGCAGAACCCTGCTCGCATCCACCATCCTCATCCTGCCCATCTGGCTCTGTGCCTGGTGGACCTGCAGGCCGGTGGTCAAGACGCAGGCCTACCAGAAGGCCCAGGTCCACACCTTCACGCGGTGCCATGATGTATGTGCCATCTGCCTGGAGAAGTACAAGGAGGGCGACCAGCTCAAGATCTTGTCCTGCTGCCACGTGTACCACTGCAAGTGCATTGAACCCTGGTTCTCCCAGGCCACCCAGCACGCCTGCCCCGTGTGCAAGCAATCGGTGGCCAGCACAGAGGATGACACCTCTGACTCCCCCGTCGAGAGCTTTGCTGACAAGGACCTCTTGTTCCCCGGAAGCCGGCCCCCGATCTGGGCCATCCAGGCCCAGCTGCGCTCGCGGAGGCTGTAGCTGCTGGCCAGGGCCAGCCCACACCGCTGCTGCAGTGCCACATCGGAGAGTCCCCCAGATCCCCTGTGA